Sequence from the Segatella copri genome:
CTCTTCCGAACAAAGAATATACCAAGAAATATATGATGTTCAGAAAGATGATAGGTACATACGTAGGACGAATTGCACTTCTCTTTCTTATCAAGAAATAAATGAATGAAAGCATAAAGATTTCTCCCATCCGGATTAGCATACAGAGGAATAAGAGAAAATCCTATATAAACAAAAATAGAGCATTCAAATCACTTGAACGCTCTATCTTTATAATTAGATTAAATTTTCTAATATTATTTGTATAAGTAAAAGATGATGAAATGACGTTTCACAACGTCCGTTTGTTTTAACTGATGCAAAGATACGACGATTTTTGTCTATAAAGTCGTAAATTATACATTTTATGGTAGCGAAATATGATTTTTTCACCCATAAAAAACAAATTTTACCACCAATCTTATAATTTTCACCACATTATTCTACGATAGTGACAACATCTTTTCTATTGGTTTGACCGCTTTCTTCGCTATTTCAGGAGCCACTTCAACTGTTGGCCAACCAAATTTCAATGCATTGTATATCTTCTTGAGCGTATTCATCTTCATATACTCACACTCGTTGCAGCTGCAACCTACTCCACCCTCGCTTACCTCTGGAGGTACGGGATAGAAAATTACGTTAGGACAATTACGTACCAGCTCATGCAGGATACCAGCCTCTGTAGCGATAATATACTCCTTGATTTCAGGATGCTCTTGGGCATAATGTAACATGGTGGCTGTAGAGCCCTTTACATCGGCTACAGCAAGTACTGGTGCCTTACACTCCAAGTGAGCCATCACAACAGCCTCAGGATGCTTCTGCTTCAGTTTAACTATAGCCTCTACAGAGAATTTCTCATGTACATGGCAACCACCGTTCCAAAGCAACATATTGCGGCCTGTAACGCTGTTTATATAGTTACCGAGATTATAGTCTGGACCAAAGATGATTTTTTCGTCCTGTGGAAAACTGTCAATCACCTTCTTAGCATTACCGCTTGTCACTACACAATCTGTCAGCGCCTTCACTGCAGCCGTGGTGTTTACATAACTCACAACCTTATATCCTGGATGCTCTTCCTTGTACTTTTTCAAATCCTCAGCCTTACAGCTGTCAGCAAGCGAGCAACCAGCATTCAAGTCAGGACAGATCACGGTTTTGTCAGGACTCAAGAGTTTGCATGTCTCAGCCATGAAGTGCACGCCACACATAACCATTACCTGGGCATCGGTTTCAGCTGCTTTACGAGCCAAAGCCAGAGAGTCGCCAACAAAGTCGGCGATGTCCTGAATCTCACCTACCGTATAGTAGTGGGCGAGGATAATAGCATCTTTCTCCTTGCAAAGCTTTCTGATTTCAGCTTTCAAGTCCAAGGCTTCGTCAACGGGTTCGTCAACGTATCCTTTCTCAATCCATTCTTTTTTCACCATAACATTCATATTATATTTCTTATTTTTTATTTTTTAAAAAGAGAATATAGAGATGATGATATGCCGTGGATAAGTGGATAACATTCTGCATAAAAACTTGCGTATTTCGTTATCCAAGTCTTATTCCAGTTTATCCGCAGAGGCCTTTGAAATCTTTTTCTTGTCTCTTAATGCATTAACCGGTTTATCAACATTTCCCCAATTCGGTGCAAAGTTAATAAGTTTATATCTTTTTTCGGTCAAAAACTGCGAAAAAGTTTCTAAAAACTTAATAATATCTATGTGGATATCCTCTTTTCGTTGGTTTGAGATAGGTATGTGTGGATATTTACAAACTTATTAAAAAGTTATTATTGGGGTTTTCCGTACACTTATCCACGCTTTTGTGGAAAACAAAAAAGAGCAGAAATCCATCAGGATATTCTGCTCTCTGGTCTGAGTTATTTATATGGTAGTTTTTGGTTATAGGATTTCCATCTGTTTCTTTCTATTCTATACCTATTTATATATAGGTTTCTGATATAATATTATATATAGAAGTTCTGATTCCCTATCTTTTGTTCAAAACAGAATCAATTTTTTCTGTTACCAGTTCAGGAGAGATATTCTTCATACATGCGAAGTCTCCCCTAGCGCAAGGCTTGTTACCATAGATACTGCAAGGGCGGCAAGGTAAGTCAAGCTGTACGGCATTGGCAGGATCCTGATGCCAGCCCATGAAACCTGCGTATGGATGGGTAGCTCCCCAGATGCTTACTACAGGAGTGTTAACAAGCGATGCCAAGTGCATATTGGCACTATCCATGCTCACCATAACGTGCAGATGACTAATCAGGATGAGTTCCTGTTTCAATCCGTTAAGATGAGAAGAAGCGTTAATGAGCTGTGGATACTTCTCAGCCCAGTCGTTCATCACTGGTGTTTCGTCTTTACCTCCACCGAAAAGGAAGATATGAGCGTGTGGATGATTGTGGATAAGTCGCTGGATAACTTTTTCCATCAGTTGTATAGGATATATTTTTCCCTCGTGTGCAGCGAAGGGAGCAATACCAATCCACGGCTCTGTTATATGCTTGTCTTCTAGTGAGATAGCATTCTCTCCTACTCCGAATACCTCCTGTGGTAAGATACTTAAATCTCCTTGTTTTCCATCCCCATAGATAGATGTGAAATCCATGTGGATAGGATATCCAAGTTGTGCAAAAACATCAGCATAGTTTTGGAATGATGTAGGTTGCTGCACAAGTTTTTTACCATTAGAAGCTACCAGCTTGCGTTTTCCCTTGCGATGTTTGTCAATATGTGCAACCTTGAAGTTATCCAGGTTGAAGCGCATACGCAGATAATCGGAACGCAGCACGCTATGTAAATCGGCAATTGCTGTAAACTGTTTGGCTATCAATCGGCGATAGAGTGCGTTGAGTCCTTTCACCCCTTTGTATTCCTCCTTGATATCAGCTTCCATAAAGCCAACGTTAGGAGCCAAGTCTTCAAAGAAAGGACGGGCAAAGGGACGACTGAGCACAGTAATTCTTACTTTCGGGTATTGTTTGGCCAAAGATTGAATTACAGGTACGGTCATGGCTACATCGCCCATGGCTGAAAATCTAATTACCAGGATATGCTCAGTTTTCATCGTTTTTTCTTCTATATATAATATAAGGTGAAAAAAGAGAGCCATACCTCTTATTATATAATAAGGTATATGCGCTCTCCTATTCTGTTTTTTTTATTTCTTGTAGAGTACAGGATTGGTTGAAGGATCGTTGTACATCTTCATCTGTCGGTAAACCTTCATGTATTTGCGTCCAGCCTCGATATCTTCCAAGAGTTGGTCGATAGCTGTAGAAAGGTCTACCTGCTGTTCCAGGAGGACATCCAGTTTGGCTTGGCATTTCGCTTTGTGCTCAGCCGAAGCTTCTGGGCGTTCCACCTGCTCCTTCATGTGATAAATCTTGAGGGCAAGAATACTCAAGCGGTCAACAGCCCATGCAGGACTCTCAGTGTTGATGCGTGCATCATCCTGAACCTTCACGTCTTTGTATGTTTCGCGGAAGTAAGTATCGATTTGCTCAACGAGGTCTGTTCTGTCCTGGTTGCTCTTGTCGATTCTGCGCTTCAATACGAGTGCTTCAGCCGGGTCTATCTGAGGATCACGGATAATATCCTCGAAATGCCACTGTACAGTGTCAATCCAGCACTTCAGATAAAGGCAGTTCTCGATGCTACCTTCCTGATATGGATTATTGATTGGTGTATCAATGTTGTCTTTGATATGATAATCGGCTATCGCCTGATTAAATATCTTATTGGCTTTTTCTGTAAATGTCATAATGGATTTAAATGTTTAATTAATACCGTACAAAAGTAACAAAATAATCTGAAACGACCAACAAAAAAGGAAAAAAATGCCAAAAATATGCACAATTAGGGGGTGTTTGTGCACAATAATGCACTTTTTTCGCCAAAATATTTGTTTATCTCAAAAAAAAAGTGTTCCTTTGCACCCAGATTTTTAATTAGAAATTGATTTATAAACATTTTAAAAGTTACAATTATGTCAGAAATTGAAAGCAAAGTAAAGGCAATTATCGTTGATAAACTCGGTGTTGATGAGGCTGAAGTTAAGCCAGAGGCAAGCTTCACAAATGATCTTGGTGCAGATTCTTTGGATACTGTAGAGTTGATCATGGAGTTCGAGAAGGAGTTCTCTATCTCTATCCCAGACGATAAGGCTGAGAAGATTGCTACTGTAGGTGACGCTATCTCTTACATTGAGGAGAACGCTAAGTAATTTAGCAGCTAAATTATACTAAATGGAATTAAAGAGAGTTGTTGTAACAGGTCTCGGTGCTGTGACTCCAGTTGGTAATACTCCTGAGGAAACTTGGGAGAGCCTCCTTGCTGGTAAGAGCGGTGCTGCGCCTATTACTCATTTCGATACAACCCTTTTCAAGACCAAGTTCGCTTGCGAGGTTAAAGGCCTGAACATCAATGATTGGATTGATCGTAAGGAAGCTCGCAAGCTTGACCGTTATACCCAGTTGGCTATGATTGCTGCCATGCAGGGTGTAAAGGATGCTAATATCGATCTTGAGAAGGAAGACTTGAACAACGTTGGCGTTGTATTCGGTGTAGGTATCGGTGGTATCAAGACTTTCGAGGATGAGGTGAAGTACTATGGTACTCACGAGGAGAATGGTCCTAAGTTTAACCCATTCTTCATCCCTAAGATGATTGCAGATATCGCTTCAGGTCAGATTTCCATCCACTTTGGATTCCACGGACCAAACTACACTACTACATCTGCATGTGCTTCTTCAAGCAATGCATTGGCTGATGCCTTCAACCTGATTCGTTTGGGTAAGGCAAACATCATCGTTAGCGGTGGTGCAGAGGCTGCTATCTGCGCTTGTGGCGTAGGTGGTTTCAATGCTATGCATGCATTGTCAACACGTAATGATGACCCAGAGCATGCTTCACGTCCGTTCAGCGCAAGCCGTGATGGATTTATCATGGGCGAGGGTGCAGGTTGCTTGATTCTCGAGGAACTTGAGCACGCTAAGGCTCGTGGTGCGAAGATTTATGCTGAGATGGTAGGTGAGGGCGAGAGTGCCGATGCTTATCACATCACAGCATCTCATCCTGAGGGTCTTGGTGCTAAGCTCGTTATGGAGCGTGCACTTGCTGATGCCAATCTGAAGCCAGAGGACATTGACTATATCAATGTTCACGGTACATCTACCCACGTAGGTGATATCTCAGAGGCTAAGGCTATCAAGGCTGTCTTCGGTGATGCAGCTTACAAGCTCAACATCAGTTCTACCAAGTCAATGACTGGTCACCTCCTTGGTGCTGCTGGTGCAGTAGAGGCTATGGCTTGTGTTCTTAGTGTGAAGAACGATATTGTTCCTCCTACTATCAACCACGAAGAGGGTGATGATGATCCAGAGCTCGATTACAACTTGAACTTTACCTTCAACAAAGCTCAGAAGCGTGAGGTTCGTGCTGCATTGAGTAATACTTTCGGATTCGGCGGTCACAACTGCTGTGTAGTATTCAAGAAGTATGCTGAATAATTTTATAGATAGGATAAAGCTCTCTTTCCGCAAGGATAAAGAGCTTTATTTGTCTTTATATGAAATCCTCGGTTTTTATCCTCACGACATCAGCTACTACAAGATGGCGCTGTTGCACAAGAGCATCATGCACCGCAATTCTAAGGGAAAACCAGTGAACAACGAGCGGTTGGAGTTCTTGGGTGATGCGGTTTTGGATGCTGTAGTAGGAGATATCGTGTACCAGCATTTCCCTGGCAAGCGTGAGGGATTCCTTACCAATACCCGAAGCAAGTTAGTGCAGCGTGATACGCTGAATAAACTGGCACAGGAAATGGGCATCAACCAGCTGATTCTTTCTAATGGCCACAGTTCTTCTCATAACAGTTATATGGGAGGAAATGCGTTCGAAGCTTTGGTAGGTGCCATTTATCTGGACCGTGGTTACGATGCCTGCATGTATTTTATGCAGAAACGTATTCTGGCACAAATGATAAACATCGATAAGGTGGCTTATAAGGAGGTTAACTTCAAGAGCAAACTCATCGAATGGAGCCAGAAAAACCGCGTGAAGCTGGATTTCGTTATGCTAGACCAGCAAAAAGACAAGAATGGTAGCCCGATTTTCACCTATCAGGTTGTACTCGAAGGTGTTGAAGGTGGAGTAGGAAAGGGCTATTCCAAGAAGGAAAGCCAGCAGGTGGCTTCTAAGACTAGCTTGGAAAAACTGCGCAAAGAACCACAGTATATTGATGCTGTGTTCACAGCTAAGGCTAACCGCACCAAGATGGAAGAGGAACCTGTTGAAAACGTGCCTAACACAGAAGTGAAAGACGATTTCATCATCTCGCAGGATGCTGATGCACAAAACGCACCGGTAGAGGAGAAGCACATCAATGTTTTCAAAGAGGAGGTTTTCACAGAGAAATCTGCCGAAACTGCCCAGAAAACTGAAGTGCAGGTCGAGGTGAAGGATGAAAAGAAGGAGAGTGATGAGTTCGATTTGAGCGACATCACGGCTCAGCCTAAGGAATTATCAAGAGAAGAGATTATTGCCGCTGCCGAAGCGGCTGCTTTCGGTAACGATGAGTAAACTGTATCTCTTTCCGGATAGGAAATACGATTTTACAGAAGACTCCCATAAGATGGTAAATATCGCCACTTATGGGAGTCTTTTGTGTTGTATATTTCCTTTTTGTATACTTTATCTTACCCTTTTGTATTAAAAAATAGTAAAAACTTTCTCTATATCAAAAGTTTGATTTACTTTTGCATCTACTTAAATGATATATATCTAGATATGAGTTTAACAACGATAGTAAGTAACGTCTTCAAACCTCGGCAGAAGGAGTTGGAGAAGTATGTCTATGATGCAGAACATTTGCAGCATAAAGTGCTTATGCACCTTATAAATAAAGGAAAAAATACTGAATATGGTGTCAAGCATTTATTAAATACCACCAACAGTTATGATAAATTTGCACAGAATATTCCTGTCAATACCTACGAGGAGTTGAAGGGGGATATCGACCGTATGCGTCATGGCGAAAAGGATATTCTATGGCCGGGACTGGTAAAATGGTACGCCAAGTCATCTGGCACCACCAACGATAAGAGTAAGTTTATCCCGGTTTCTCATGATGGCTTGCATGGCATTCATTATGCCGGAGGCTTTGATGCCGTAGCCTATTATCTGCGCAATAATCCGAAGAGCAGACTCTTTGATGGCAAGAGCCTTATCTTAGGTGGAAGCCATTCGCCTAACTATAATGTGTCGGATAGTCTGGTGGGTGACCTGAGCGCTATCCTCATCGAAAATATCAATCCGCTTGCCAATCTGGTGCGTGTTCCTAAGAAGTCAACTGCTCTCCTGAGCGATTTCGAAGTGAAACGCGACCTTATTGCCCGCGAAACGATGAATAAGAACGTAACCAATATCTCGGGTGTTCCAAGCTGGATGCTTAGTGTGCTGGTGCGTGTCATGGAACTTTCCGGCAAGAAGCATCTGGAAGAGGTATGGCCTAATCTGGAGGTATTCTTCCATGGCGGTATTGCCTTTACTCCTTACCGCAAGCAGTATGAACAGCTCATCACTTCGCCGAACATGCATTATATGGAGACTTATAATGCCAGCGAGGGATTCTTCGGACTGCAGGATGATCCGGCAGACCCAGCCATGTCGCTTATGATAGATTATGATGTATTCTACGAGTTTATCCCTATGGACGAATTCGGCAGCGAGAATCCTACCGTTGTGCCTCTCTGGGGTGTTGAGGTAGGCAAGAACTACGCTATGATCATCACCACTTCCTGTGGTTTGTGGCGCTATCTCATCGGCGATACGGTTCAGTTTACCAGCAAGAATCCTTATAAGTTTGTCATTACCGGCCGTACCAAGTACTTTATTAATGCATTTGGCGAGGAACTGATCATGGATAATGCCGAGAAGGGATTGGCTTATGCCTGCGAGAAGACTGGTGCTCAGGTTTCTGATTATACCGCTGCGCCGGTTTATATGGACAGTAATGCCAAGTGCCGTCACCAGTGGCTCATAGAGTTCTCTCAGGAGCCAGCCAGCCTCGATGAATTTGCCAGTCTGTTAGACCAGAAGCTGCAGGAAATCAACAGCGATTACGAGGCCAAGCGCTTTCACGACGTTACCCTCCAGCATCTGGAGATAGTGAAGGCCAAGCCGGGACTCTTCAATGAATGGCTGAAGAGCAAGGGCAAGTTAGGTGGACAGCATAAGATTCCACGCTTGAGCAACAGCCGCAAGAACATTGATGAGATGCTCATGATGAACAAATAAAACAAGCAGCATGCTTCTTCCGTCTGAAGTTGAAGTGATGCTGCGATATTAAGAAGATATAAAGAATGATTCAATTGAACGACATAAAGAGCAAGTTGAAGGCAAATTCACTGTTTCTGCCTTTCTACGTCTTAGCTTTCCTCATGTTGGCATCCTGTGCCAAGATGGGACAGCCGGATGGTGGTTGGTTCGACGAAACTCCTCCTAAGGTGATTGGAGCTTCGCCAGCCGATAAGGGCGTAAATGTGAAGCAGAAGAAGGTGAATATCTATTTCGACGAATATATCAAGGTAGATAATCCTACCGAGAAAGTGGTTGTTTCGCCTCCGCAGCTCGAAGTGCCTGAAATCAAGGCTTCGGGCAAGCATATTCAGATTTCTCTGGTAGATTCGCTCAAGCCGAATACTACCTATACCATCGACTTTTCCGATGCCATCAGCGATAATAACGAGGGCAATCCGATGGGAAACTATACCTACAGTTTCTCTACCGGCGAGGTCATCGATACGATGGAGGTGTCGGGATATGTGCTCGAATCGGAGAATCTGGAGCCTATTAAGGGTATTCTGGTAGGTCTTTACGCTGATCATGCCGATTCAGCCTTCAAGACCAAGCCTATGCTGCGTGTAAGCCGTACCGACAGCCGTGGTCGCTTCGTCATAAAAGGTGTGGCTCCGGGCTCTTACCGCATCTATGCCCTGCAGGATATGGATGGCAACTATATGTTCAGCCAGAAAAGCGAAAAACTCGCTTTTTCTCATGATATTATCGTGCCGTCAAGCAAGCCGGATGTACGACAGGATACTACATGGATTGATTCCTTGCATATCAAGTCGATAGATCAGGTTAATTATACTCATTTCCTACCGGATAATGTAGTGCTCCGTGCCTTTACCGAACTGGTTTCCGACCGCTTCTTCCTCAAGGCAGAGCGTCAGAAGGCCAACTGTTTCTCGCTCTATTACAGTTATGGTGATTCTATCCTGCCACAGATCAAGGGCTTGAATTTTAATGAGAAAAATGCCTTTATTCTGGAAAAATCGGAGAAGAACGATACGCTTACCTATTGGCTCAAGGATACGGCGCTGGTCAACCAGGATACGCTGAATATAGAGCTTACTTACCGTATGACAGACAGTACGGGCGTGCTCCGCAACCAGACTGATACGCTCGAAATTCTTTCGAAGGAACCTTACGAAAAGCGTATGAAGGCGCAGGCTAAGGAACTGGAGAAATGGACCAAGAAGCAGGAAAAACTGAAGAAGAAGGGTGAACCTTATGATAGCGTGATGGCTGTAAAACCGCTTGATGTTCAGATGAGTGTCTCTTCTCAGCTCGATCCTGACAAGAATGTTATCTTCACCTTCAATACGCCGCTTGCCAAGGCCGATACGGCAGGCATTCATCTCTATGCCAAGCATGATACGCTATGGTATAGGGCGCCGATGGAGTTTAAGCCGCTGGGCAACCGCAAGTATATTCTGAGAGGCGAGTGGCGTCCGGACATAGAATATAGTCTGGAGGTTGATTCTGCCGCGTTCCAGGACATCTACGGACTTGTATCTAAACCTGTAAAACAAGGTTTCAAGGTCAATTCCCTGGATACTTACGGTACGCTGCTCATTAATGTAACGCACGATTTCGGCAATTATCCGCTCCTCGTTCAGCTACTCAATGCGCAGGATCAGGTGGTGAAAGAAGTGAAGGCAGTGAACGGAGTAGCCGAATTCTATTATCTCAAGCCGGAGAAGTATTACATGCGTCTGATAGTAGACCGCAACGGCAACGGCAAGTGGGATACAGGCTGCTATGATAAGGATGAACAGGCAGAAGAGGTGTATTACTATCCAGACGTGATAGAATGCAAGGCTAAATGGGATTTAACCGAGAGTTGGGATCCTACGGTCCGCGAACTCTCTCGTCAGAAGCCTGGTGCCATTACCAAGCAGAAGCCTGATAAAGAAAAGAAAGTTAAGAACCAGAATGCGCAACGTGCCAAGAAACTTGGCATCGAGTACATTCCTAAATTATAAAGAGTTATGAAAACGATTAAATCATTCGGGATTGCATTATTGCTACTTCTGGTCAGCACTACGGTGTCTGCCCAGTGTACCTTCCGTAATACAGCCTTCAAGTCAGGTGAGTTCCTTACTTACAATCTGTATTATAACTGGAAGTTTGTTTGGGTAAAAGCTGGTAATGCCAGTATGTCTATCGTCCAAACCACCCGTCATGGTAAGCCTGCTTATCGCGGTTCTCTTGTTACAAGAGGCAATAAGCGTGTAGATGATATCTTTGTGCTTCGCGACACTCTGCTCTGCTACAGCGGCACCGATTTGGCGCCTATGTATTTCCGTAAGGGAGCTCACGAGGGCAAGCGCTATACGGTAGATGAGGTATTCTACAGCTATTCTGGCGGTAGGTGTCATCTCAAACAGCACCGTCAGCAGCATGATGGTAAGCATGTATGGAAGAATGCCACCTACGATGATTGTGTTTTTGACATGATGAACATCTTCCTGCGTGCCCGCAGTTTCGATCCTGCCAACTGGAAGAAGGGTTATACCGTAAAATTCCCTATTGCTGATGGAAAGAACCGCACTCCAGCTCAGATAAAGTTTGATGGTAAGGTTACCATCAAGGCAGATAATGGTGTGAAGTACCGTTGCCTGCGTCTTGCCTATATGGAGTATGAGAATCGCAAGTATAAGAGAATCGTAGATTTCTATGTAACCGATGATGAGAATCATATTCCTATCCGTTTGGATATGTTCCTCAAGTTTGGTGCTGCCAAGGCATTCCTCGTAGGAATGAAGGGTGTGAGAAATCCGGTTTCTTCAATCGTGAAATAAGATAAAACAAAGCTCTCGGTGCATGATGCATCGGGAGCTTTGTTATTAATATGGCTGTGCAAGCTGATTATTTCGGCAGCGATATGGTGAACTCCGACCATTTGTCTTTTTCGCTCTTTACGCTTACTTTGCCGCCATGGGCATTGATTACCTGCAGCACGTAGTTCAGGCCGATACCGAAGCCGCCACGGGTCTTCCGGGCGTCTCTTTCGTGCTCAGCAGCACGCTCAAAGCGGTTGAAGATTGTTTTCATCTCACTTCTGGCTATGCCGATACCCTCATCGTATATCTTGATATATACATTTCTGTCATTCTCGGAGGTGGAAATCTGAATGTTGATTTCTTCCTTCGAGTATTTGGTGGCGTTATCTACTATATTGCTGATAGCCTCCTTCAGATATTCCTCATCTGCCAGTGCCGAAGTGGCTCCGAATAGGGTTGTGATATGAATCGGTTTCGCCGATTTCGCCTTGTATTTATCCACCACATCCTCTATCATCGCCTCCAGATTTATTTCAGCCTTCTGGATACTCAGTTTACCATGTTCCAGTTTTGAGATGGTAAGCAGGCGGTTGATGAGAGCAAGCAGATGCTGTGCCTCGTCTTCTACGATACAGAAATATTTCTCCTTCATTTCCGGCTTCTTCTCCAGTACGCCGCTGTGCAGATATTTGGTTCCCATGATGATAGAGGTGAGCGGCGACTTCATGTCGTGAACCATCGCATAGGAGAAGTCCTCGCGCAGCAGTCGAACCCTTTCCTGCTCATCGATATAGTTGATTTGGTCGATAAGGCTCAGAATAATGACCACCATGGTGAGTAGAGAAGTGAGCAGGGTGATGCGACTCTGGTAGAGTGCCGAGAAAAAGGCATGCGCCCTCACATCGGCTGCCAGACTCCATGGATTATCGTAGCCCATCTGGTGAACGCTCATTTGGAATGAGTTGTATATCCAGAAAAGTTGCATGCATAGTACGGCTACCAGTGCCATCGTACCGAGCATTTTGGTTCTATTTGCCTTCATAATCAGGTGGTTTTAGTATTCTTTTATTTCCTCATCCTCTTGTATCAGCAATGGTTCTATATTCTTCTTGAGAAGATAGAATCCATAGCCCATCATGCCCAGTCCCAGGATGCATACTAGGATGGTAACCCAGTTGCTGCCCAGGTTGAACGGAACCATATTGGATATGAGATAAACCGCAAATATAACGATGGAACTTCGGGTTTTGCAGTAAAGCCAGAAACCGTATAAGGTGCATGGGAGGGCTGCCAGGACGTAAAATATCCAGAGTGCCATTCCCTCGCCCGAACCTGCTGTCAGCGTAGTTGGCATAATCATGAGCAAATATACAAGCAGAACGATCCATTTCTTCTTTCCGCTTTTCAGAAGTTCTTCCAGAATGGCACCATAGAAAACGTAGGCTGAGATAAATGTGCTTACCAGCATCAGTGGGAGAATCTGGAAAAAGCCGAACTGGCTCATTTCTTTAGGTATAAAATGAATGCCTAAGTAGCTCATCAGGGCATAATAGGCGATGATAAAGCCCAGCATCGGCATAGAGCCGTAGAGCATGAGTTGCCATTTGCTCTCTGGCTTTACCTTGCCAAGCGTAAAACTCGAAAACTTGCCTTTATGAAAGGTAAACCAGATGATGAGTGTAGCTATCAGGGTGAAAGCTATGATGAAAGGAAACGTTTCTGTTGTAGTCATATCTCCCTTGCTGTTGCCTGGCATGTGATCACTACCTATATAGGCATAATACAGGCCAAAGCAGAAACCGCTTATCAGGATAGTGATGAAAAATTCAGCTATCAGGAGAAAGAAGTATAGTATCGCTTTTAACA
This genomic interval carries:
- the nadA gene encoding quinolinate synthase NadA, coding for MVKKEWIEKGYVDEPVDEALDLKAEIRKLCKEKDAIILAHYYTVGEIQDIADFVGDSLALARKAAETDAQVMVMCGVHFMAETCKLLSPDKTVICPDLNAGCSLADSCKAEDLKKYKEEHPGYKVVSYVNTTAAVKALTDCVVTSGNAKKVIDSFPQDEKIIFGPDYNLGNYINSVTGRNMLLWNGGCHVHEKFSVEAIVKLKQKHPEAVVMAHLECKAPVLAVADVKGSTATMLHYAQEHPEIKEYIIATEAGILHELVRNCPNVIFYPVPPEVSEGGVGCSCNECEYMKMNTLKKIYNALKFGWPTVEVAPEIAKKAVKPIEKMLSLS
- a CDS encoding glycosyltransferase family 9 protein, which translates into the protein MKTEHILVIRFSAMGDVAMTVPVIQSLAKQYPKVRITVLSRPFARPFFEDLAPNVGFMEADIKEEYKGVKGLNALYRRLIAKQFTAIADLHSVLRSDYLRMRFNLDNFKVAHIDKHRKGKRKLVASNGKKLVQQPTSFQNYADVFAQLGYPIHMDFTSIYGDGKQGDLSILPQEVFGVGENAISLEDKHITEPWIGIAPFAAHEGKIYPIQLMEKVIQRLIHNHPHAHIFLFGGGKDETPVMNDWAEKYPQLINASSHLNGLKQELILISHLHVMVSMDSANMHLASLVNTPVVSIWGATHPYAGFMGWHQDPANAVQLDLPCRPCSIYGNKPCARGDFACMKNISPELVTEKIDSVLNKR
- a CDS encoding DUF4254 domain-containing protein: MTFTEKANKIFNQAIADYHIKDNIDTPINNPYQEGSIENCLYLKCWIDTVQWHFEDIIRDPQIDPAEALVLKRRIDKSNQDRTDLVEQIDTYFRETYKDVKVQDDARINTESPAWAVDRLSILALKIYHMKEQVERPEASAEHKAKCQAKLDVLLEQQVDLSTAIDQLLEDIEAGRKYMKVYRQMKMYNDPSTNPVLYKK
- a CDS encoding acyl carrier protein; translation: MSEIESKVKAIIVDKLGVDEAEVKPEASFTNDLGADSLDTVELIMEFEKEFSISIPDDKAEKIATVGDAISYIEENAK
- the fabF gene encoding beta-ketoacyl-ACP synthase II, translated to MELKRVVVTGLGAVTPVGNTPEETWESLLAGKSGAAPITHFDTTLFKTKFACEVKGLNINDWIDRKEARKLDRYTQLAMIAAMQGVKDANIDLEKEDLNNVGVVFGVGIGGIKTFEDEVKYYGTHEENGPKFNPFFIPKMIADIASGQISIHFGFHGPNYTTTSACASSSNALADAFNLIRLGKANIIVSGGAEAAICACGVGGFNAMHALSTRNDDPEHASRPFSASRDGFIMGEGAGCLILEELEHAKARGAKIYAEMVGEGESADAYHITASHPEGLGAKLVMERALADANLKPEDIDYINVHGTSTHVGDISEAKAIKAVFGDAAYKLNISSTKSMTGHLLGAAGAVEAMACVLSVKNDIVPPTINHEEGDDDPELDYNLNFTFNKAQKREVRAALSNTFGFGGHNCCVVFKKYAE
- the rnc gene encoding ribonuclease III; amino-acid sequence: MLNNFIDRIKLSFRKDKELYLSLYEILGFYPHDISYYKMALLHKSIMHRNSKGKPVNNERLEFLGDAVLDAVVGDIVYQHFPGKREGFLTNTRSKLVQRDTLNKLAQEMGINQLILSNGHSSSHNSYMGGNAFEALVGAIYLDRGYDACMYFMQKRILAQMINIDKVAYKEVNFKSKLIEWSQKNRVKLDFVMLDQQKDKNGSPIFTYQVVLEGVEGGVGKGYSKKESQQVASKTSLEKLRKEPQYIDAVFTAKANRTKMEEEPVENVPNTEVKDDFIISQDADAQNAPVEEKHINVFKEEVFTEKSAETAQKTEVQVEVKDEKKESDEFDLSDITAQPKELSREEIIAAAEAAAFGNDE
- a CDS encoding GH3 auxin-responsive promoter family protein, producing the protein MSLTTIVSNVFKPRQKELEKYVYDAEHLQHKVLMHLINKGKNTEYGVKHLLNTTNSYDKFAQNIPVNTYEELKGDIDRMRHGEKDILWPGLVKWYAKSSGTTNDKSKFIPVSHDGLHGIHYAGGFDAVAYYLRNNPKSRLFDGKSLILGGSHSPNYNVSDSLVGDLSAILIENINPLANLVRVPKKSTALLSDFEVKRDLIARETMNKNVTNISGVPSWMLSVLVRVMELSGKKHLEEVWPNLEVFFHGGIAFTPYRKQYEQLITSPNMHYMETYNASEGFFGLQDDPADPAMSLMIDYDVFYEFIPMDEFGSENPTVVPLWGVEVGKNYAMIITTSCGLWRYLIGDTVQFTSKNPYKFVITGRTKYFINAFGEELIMDNAEKGLAYACEKTGAQVSDYTAAPVYMDSNAKCRHQWLIEFSQEPASLDEFASLLDQKLQEINSDYEAKRFHDVTLQHLEIVKAKPGLFNEWLKSKGKLGGQHKIPRLSNSRKNIDEMLMMNK